ATTCTATCTTTGATTTCGTTGGTGATATGAGGAACAACTTGAACCGTTTTTCCTAGAAATTCCCCTCTACGTTCTTTTTCTATTACCGAAAGATAAATTCTACCAGTAGTTACATTATTAGCTTGAGAAGTTGGCACATTCAAGAAACGTTCGTAGTGTCCTAAATCCAAATCTGTTTCTGCTCCATCATCTGTTACATAACATTCGCCATGCTCATACGGATTCAGGGTTCCTGGGTCAACATTTAAATAAGGGTCAAATTTTTGAATAGTCGTTCTATATCCTCTTGCCTGTAACAATTTTGCCAAAGATGCTGCTATAATTCCTTTTCCTAAAGAAGAAGTCACACCACCTGTAACAAAAATATATTTCGTTTGATTCATTCTGAGTTGTTGTTTGTATTGTAGTTGTGTAAAAAACGTGGCAAAAGTACAAAATTTATTGGATACTAGACTCTACAAGTATTAGAATTTTAGACTTATTACATTAATGCTTAATTAACAAACAACTTTACTACAACCATCAAAAAATTCTAATAAATCTTCTGAAATAACTAAGGTTTTGGGTACTTCTTTTTAATATTACGAATTAATTCTTCGAGTCCATTAAGCTTTAATTCATAAATTAACTTTAACTGCTCTCCTAGTTCTCCTTTTGGAAATCCTTTGTTACTGTACCAAACAATATAATATTCGGGGATATCAATCAGAAACCAGCCTTCGTATTTACCAAAAGGCATTTTGGTATGAGCTAGTTTTATAAGCTGTTTTTGATTTTGGTCCATTTTAAAAAGTAAAAGAAGCCCAAATGCAGCGCTTCTTTTATTGAAATTATTAATTATTAATGCTTTTTTTTACTTCCAATTAAAAGTAATTCGCTTTTCAATATCAGTATTCAAACTCAAGAAAACCGGGCAAGTCATTGCAGCTCTTTCTAAAATAGTTTTATCTTTCGATTCGGTAACTCCTTGCATTTCAAAAACAATTTCAATTGCTCCAATGCGTCTTGGCTCTGCATTCATGATTTTGGTCACTTCGGCAGTTGAACCTTTAAAATCAACATCCAAATCTCTTGCTTTTATCCCCATTATCGTCATCATGCAGCTTGCCAAAGCATTTGCTACCGTATCTGTTGGCGAGAAAGCCTCACCTTTTCCATTATTATCAACTGGAGCATCAGATATAATTTCAGTACCCGATTGTATGTGTATTGAGGAAGTTCTTAAATCCCCTAAATAAGTTACTTTTGAAGTCATTATCGTTTTAATTATATATTATTATTGTAAATCATCACAAAAATTCCAGTTCTTTACTTTTAGCCCCGATAGTAGTGAAAATCCTTTTTGTTTTGATTTTTCATCAGAACAAAAAGATTGAAACGGATAGCAGGAACCATCTTAACCAAAAATACCCGATCTTTCTGCTCCTAAAACAGATTCTTCTTTTACTTTGCCTCTTTTACAGTCAAATCAGTGTCGTAATACAAAATGTAAATCCCCTTATTAATATAACCGCCTTCATCTTTTTTATGATACTCAAACTTGTTTTCTACTTGCTCTGTTATCATTGTTTCGGCTGTTTCCTGATAGGTTTTGTCTTGAGACAAACGCATCATTGTATCAAAGGTGATATCGAAACCACGAATGGCAAAGGTGCTTGGATTTACTTTATTCTTTTTTCTATAGCTCTGCATAAAAATTTGAGCTTCAGGAGAGTTATTTTCGCGAGTCGCAGAAGGATACATTAAATGCAGTTTAGTTAAATTTTCGAAACTTATCTCATCTGTATCCAGAGTTTCATTTGGTTCTAAAATAACCAATTGAACTTGATAACCTGCCATAACGCTAACCATAGTGTTTATAGTATATTTAATCATACCCGTATTACCAGTCTCCAGAATAACATAATTCATTTTATCCTTAACCAACTGACTTTTGAAACCTTCTACATTTAAACCACCTGTAGGAGTCAATGGAGCTATTTTTACTTCTTTTTGATTCTCTAAAATGTATTTTCTGATAGTTTCCTTTTTCTTATCAATTACCGCTATTATATTCCCTTGTTTTGCATTTAAAAAATTAAACATAGCCGTTTTTAAATCAGAAGCCGGAACAATCGATTGGTATAAATTTGGAGTTGGATTACCTGTATCTTTTGACAGTGGAGAAATAACCGGTACATTACTTTGACCAAGTAAATTAGCCATTTTTTCTACATTTGCTTGATAAAATGGACCAACAACAGCATCGGCACTGGCAATATCATTATTACTAAAAATAGTCGCAACGTTTGAAGTTGTTTTCCCTTCATTTGAATCGAAAATCTTTACATCCAAGTTAATACCGACTTGCTTTGCTGAATCGATTGCAACTAAAGCACCTGCATAAAAGTCTAAAGTCATATTCAGAAATTTATCATTATTTAATCGATTGACATTAGAACTAATTGTATCACCTCCATTTTTAGCAATATTGAAAGGTAGTAACAAAACTAAAGTCTTTTTATCATTACTATTTTTCGAATTTAAAACAACTTTTTGTTTCGCCGAATTAGATGCAATTTGATTTGATTTTGAAGGCACTTTTAAAACCATTCCGTCTTGAACTCCTGCTGACAAATTAGGATTCAGATCGATCAATTGCTGTTGTGTTAAACCAAACTGCTTTGACAAACTGTAAAAAGTTTCTTTGGCTTTTACACTGTAATCAACATAAGTAACAGGCTCAGATACTGTTGCTGACTTAACAACTGTTGGCTTAACCGGCATTACTTTTGTTTCTACAACTGCAGTTTTTGTCACCGCTTTTGGTCTGTTTCCTTTTATCAATAGCTCATAACCAACTGGCAAATTAGCTACAATTTCAGAATTTTTATGTTCCAATTCTTCAATAGTTATGCCGTATAGTTTAGCTATAGAAAACTTCGTTTCTTTTGGCAATACAGTATGATAAACCACTGTATTCTTAGCCACAACATTTGTTTTTTGGCTATTTTTAGAAGGAATATTCAAAGTCTGACCTACTTGTAAACCATTTTTTTCAAGATCTGGATTCGCTTTTTTCAAATCCTGATCGGTTACATCGTATTTTTTTTCAATTCCAAATAACGTCTCCTTAGCAAGTACTAAATGTGTTTTTGGAAGTTGATTATTTGATGGTTTTACTGGTGGTACAACACTATTTCCTTTACTTCTTGGAATTAACAAAACACTATTAGGTTTCAATACTTTTTGCGCATCTGGATTAAGCTTATAAATATCGTAAGGAGTAACATTGAATTTCTGAGCTATTTGAGCTATTGTTTCACCTTTACCAACGATATATTTATCAATCTTTTCTTGTCCAAAAACTGAAGTCAAAGAAAACAACAACGTACAAATTGCAACACAAAAATAGTTCATATTAGATCGGGTCATTTATATTTTATTTTTAGTAAAAATACTGCCTTTATAACAGATATTTTCTCTAGTGACTGTTAATTTATTCTTTAATTAAATTATTCAGAAACGATATTTGCAATAAACATTTTTTCAAAAAGCGGTTTACCTTGTTTCTGAATGCATTCATATTGTGCTTCCTCTTTAGTTGCAAAAGTTTTTGAATATACATAATACGTAAGCACATTCACATTATAAAAGAAATTACTATCCAAAGAACCTGCATCTGATATTTTTTTAATAAATGCATCTCTTTGCTTAGCATCTTGAAAATTACCTAATACTACATAATAACCTGCTTTCAAATCTTTTACACCTTCTATATTTTCTATTTTTATCGACTTAACTTTAGTTGGTTGTTTAGCCAATTCTTTTTTTACTTGTTCTAATGTAAGGGTCTTTGAAGCAACTGCCTTTTTGTTTTTTGCCTGAGCTTCTGATGCTTTATTTTGATAGCTTTGATTTTTTAATTTCGCCAAATTATCATCGAATGTTCTAGCTTGCTTACTATAAAAGTCAGCTTTACTGATATGTAATCTCAATTCAGCTTTACTTTCTTTATTCAACG
The Flavobacterium sp. 5 DNA segment above includes these coding regions:
- a CDS encoding OsmC family protein, whose protein sequence is MTSKVTYLGDLRTSSIHIQSGTEIISDAPVDNNGKGEAFSPTDTVANALASCMMTIMGIKARDLDVDFKGSTAEVTKIMNAEPRRIGAIEIVFEMQGVTESKDKTILERAAMTCPVFLSLNTDIEKRITFNWK
- a CDS encoding LysM peptidoglycan-binding domain-containing protein, which produces MTRSNMNYFCVAICTLLFSLTSVFGQEKIDKYIVGKGETIAQIAQKFNVTPYDIYKLNPDAQKVLKPNSVLLIPRSKGNSVVPPVKPSNNQLPKTHLVLAKETLFGIEKKYDVTDQDLKKANPDLEKNGLQVGQTLNIPSKNSQKTNVVAKNTVVYHTVLPKETKFSIAKLYGITIEELEHKNSEIVANLPVGYELLIKGNRPKAVTKTAVVETKVMPVKPTVVKSATVSEPVTYVDYSVKAKETFYSLSKQFGLTQQQLIDLNPNLSAGVQDGMVLKVPSKSNQIASNSAKQKVVLNSKNSNDKKTLVLLLPFNIAKNGGDTISSNVNRLNNDKFLNMTLDFYAGALVAIDSAKQVGINLDVKIFDSNEGKTTSNVATIFSNNDIASADAVVGPFYQANVEKMANLLGQSNVPVISPLSKDTGNPTPNLYQSIVPASDLKTAMFNFLNAKQGNIIAVIDKKKETIRKYILENQKEVKIAPLTPTGGLNVEGFKSQLVKDKMNYVILETGNTGMIKYTINTMVSVMAGYQVQLVILEPNETLDTDEISFENLTKLHLMYPSATRENNSPEAQIFMQSYRKKNKVNPSTFAIRGFDITFDTMMRLSQDKTYQETAETMITEQVENKFEYHKKDEGGYINKGIYILYYDTDLTVKEAK
- a CDS encoding DUF3820 family protein codes for the protein MDQNQKQLIKLAHTKMPFGKYEGWFLIDIPEYYIVWYSNKGFPKGELGEQLKLIYELKLNGLEELIRNIKKKYPKP